The following proteins come from a genomic window of Nocardioides albertanoniae:
- the tuf gene encoding elongation factor Tu, protein MAKSQFVRTKPHLNIGTMGHVDHGKTTLTAAITKVLAERDPSVNQFVAFDGIDRAPEEAQRGITINVSHVEYETATRHYAHVDMPGHADYVKNMITGAAQVDAAILVVSAQDGAMPQTREHVLLAQRVGVPYLVVALNKADTVEDPELLDLVELEVRELLSDYGFPGDDVPVVRVSGLKALEGDPTWTAAIGDLLDAIDGYVPVPVREVDQPFLMPIENVVTISGRGTVVTGAVERGSLKLGDRVEVVGLGPTLTTTAIGLEMFGKSLESAEAGDNAAVLLRGVKRDEVRRGQVVTLPGSVQPHRKFRATLHALSTAEGGRHTPFAADYRPQFYFRTTDVPGGIDLGEIALVMPGDTVELGVELERPVAMNIGLGFAVREGGRTVAAGTVTELLD, encoded by the coding sequence ATGGCCAAGAGCCAGTTCGTGCGGACCAAGCCGCACCTCAACATCGGGACGATGGGGCACGTCGACCACGGCAAGACCACTCTGACCGCTGCGATCACCAAGGTGCTCGCCGAGCGCGACCCGAGCGTGAACCAGTTCGTCGCCTTCGACGGCATCGACCGTGCCCCGGAGGAGGCGCAGCGCGGGATCACGATCAACGTCTCGCACGTCGAGTACGAGACCGCGACCCGGCACTACGCGCACGTCGACATGCCCGGGCACGCCGACTACGTGAAGAACATGATCACCGGCGCCGCTCAGGTCGACGCCGCCATCCTGGTCGTCTCCGCCCAGGACGGCGCCATGCCCCAGACGCGGGAGCACGTGCTGCTCGCGCAGCGAGTCGGCGTGCCCTACCTGGTGGTCGCGCTCAACAAGGCCGACACCGTCGAAGACCCGGAGCTGCTCGACCTGGTCGAGCTGGAGGTGCGTGAGCTCCTCTCCGACTACGGGTTCCCCGGCGACGACGTGCCGGTCGTGCGGGTCTCCGGGCTGAAGGCGCTGGAGGGCGACCCGACGTGGACCGCCGCGATCGGTGACCTGCTCGACGCGATCGACGGCTACGTCCCGGTGCCGGTCCGCGAGGTCGACCAGCCGTTCCTGATGCCGATCGAGAACGTCGTCACCATCTCGGGGCGCGGCACGGTGGTCACTGGTGCCGTGGAGCGCGGTTCGCTGAAGCTCGGCGACCGCGTCGAGGTGGTCGGCCTCGGCCCGACGCTCACCACGACGGCGATCGGTCTGGAGATGTTCGGCAAGTCGCTGGAGTCCGCCGAGGCGGGCGACAACGCGGCGGTGCTGCTGCGTGGCGTGAAGCGCGACGAGGTGCGACGCGGCCAGGTGGTGACGCTGCCGGGCAGCGTGCAGCCGCACCGGAAGTTCCGGGCGACCTTGCACGCGCTGTCCACGGCCGAGGGCGGGCGACACACGCCGTTCGCCGCGGACTACCGGCCGCAGTTCTACTTCCGGACGACCGACGTGCCCGGCGGCATCGACCTGGGTGAGATCGCCCTGGTGATGCCGGGCGACACGGTCGAGCTCGGAGTGGAGCTGGAGAGGCCGGTCGCGATGAACATCGGCCTCGGCTTCGCGGTCCGCGAAGGCGGTCGCACCG